In the genome of Ignavibacteriales bacterium, one region contains:
- a CDS encoding sigma-70 family RNA polymerase sigma factor, whose amino-acid sequence MNNTNLWTEYKTSPSSGLKKQIMMNYTSLVHYVIHHSKFVNLEILDDRDYFQFGIEGLSEAIDRFDPDYGTKFETYAIQRIRGKILDELRKIQIKPRPVTADSQNEVYYSNVSLNSSYDDEDGYMLYEMIPNQEEIPDVTVEKIEAKEMLVNAMKELEERDRLILSLYYYENLNYKEIAKILKITVSRVSQIHSRILELLKDKLVFLND is encoded by the coding sequence ATGAACAACACAAACTTATGGACGGAATATAAAACCTCCCCTTCATCAGGTCTTAAAAAACAAATTATGATGAATTATACCAGCCTCGTTCACTACGTTATTCACCACTCTAAATTCGTAAACCTGGAAATACTCGATGACAGAGATTACTTTCAATTTGGTATCGAAGGGTTGAGTGAAGCCATTGACAGGTTTGATCCTGATTATGGAACCAAGTTTGAAACTTACGCAATCCAGAGGATCAGGGGAAAAATTTTAGATGAGCTGAGAAAGATCCAGATCAAACCACGACCTGTAACCGCGGATAGCCAGAATGAAGTTTACTATTCAAACGTATCTCTTAACAGTTCCTATGATGATGAAGACGGATATATGCTTTATGAAATGATACCCAACCAGGAAGAAATACCTGACGTTACAGTTGAAAAAATTGAAGCAAAGGAAATGCTCGTAAACGCAATGAAGGAACTGGAAGAAAGGGACCGCTTAATACTCAGTTTATACTACTACGAAAACCTAAACTACAAAGAGATAGCAAAAATTTTAAAGATAACCGTTTCGCGTGTGTCACAAATCCATTCACGAATACTTGAATTGTTAAAAGATAAACTTGTGTTTTTAAATGACTAA
- a CDS encoding HDOD domain-containing protein, with protein sequence MTNTQSNTKTAAIKKFNLESIRNLPSIPIVMLEVSRMLDNPATNASELGKVISTDQGMVAKILTVANSPLYGLPRRVSTIDFAIVVLGFDHIKNIVIALSMMEAFKESFDPAWNKKAYWVHSLTTASAAKRIADELGYRKSGEVFTAALLHDLGISVIQRYLHDDYKSICELVRQDDCSYLEAENEVMGLTHQEIGEFLADRWNLPSVLGDAIAHHHTPSQSKENKTLTSIIHLADYMTQRLNIGHFEWDNKIALDKEIISILNLGDENYLNNFIASYEKLFQSQLDSLNN encoded by the coding sequence ATGACTAATACTCAATCAAATACTAAAACTGCAGCTATAAAAAAGTTTAACCTTGAAAGCATAAGGAATCTTCCCTCAATACCTATTGTGATGCTGGAAGTTTCCCGTATGCTTGATAATCCCGCTACCAATGCTTCAGAGCTTGGTAAAGTAATAAGCACTGACCAGGGAATGGTTGCAAAAATACTTACAGTAGCTAACTCACCTCTGTATGGTCTTCCGAGAAGGGTCTCTACAATTGATTTTGCAATTGTAGTGCTTGGATTTGATCATATAAAAAATATTGTCATCGCTCTTTCAATGATGGAGGCTTTTAAGGAAAGTTTTGATCCGGCATGGAATAAAAAAGCATACTGGGTGCATTCACTTACAACGGCAAGTGCCGCAAAAAGAATAGCGGATGAACTCGGTTACAGAAAATCTGGTGAAGTATTTACTGCAGCATTACTGCACGACCTTGGTATTTCAGTTATTCAAAGATACCTGCACGATGATTACAAAAGTATTTGTGAACTGGTAAGACAAGACGACTGCTCGTACCTTGAAGCCGAGAATGAAGTGATGGGTTTAACACACCAGGAGATCGGTGAGTTCCTGGCTGACAGGTGGAACCTGCCTTCAGTGCTTGGTGATGCAATTGCTCATCATCACACACCTTCCCAGTCAAAGGAAAATAAAACACTCACATCAATAATTCATCTTGCGGATTATATGACGCAAAGATTAAACATTGGACATTTTGAGTGGGACAACAAAATAGCATTAGATAAAGAGATTATTTCAATTTTAAATCTTGGGGATGAAAATTATCTAAACAACTTCATAGCCAGCTATGAAAAATTATTCCAAAGCCAACTTGATTCACTAAACAATTAA